In Oryzias latipes chromosome 15, ASM223467v1, the following proteins share a genomic window:
- the zbtb18 gene encoding zinc finger and BTB domain-containing protein 18 isoform X2 — MEFPDHSRHLLQCLSEQRHQGFLCDSTVLVGDAQFRAHRAVLASCSMYFHLFYKDQLDKRDVVHLNSDIVTAPAFSLLLEFMYEGKLQFQDLPVEDVLAAASYLHMYDIVKVCKKRLKQKATAEADSTRREEDGGSSCSDKADSLSDGSTGRPATADLLHSDEEEEVKAVGGPLWLRLPPGERPRTPAMATTSPGHGEAETQPGEGLGEGGKVLSPAGSPSSSTGSLSQRSHRSVNSRIGHRGRRVSNDAADCVLDLSVKPIASSNHSTHHQSYFSGAATPDSLQSPLAVRVKVERGVASDEEEELGGGDYDMEHSGLTKTSLSNANGGLTHHGVGGPLSAQRRLGLEAHLSALREASLASELERDEKPAAPADDEDLLGGENERAQAEVASMDNSLLPYVSNMLSAQHTQIFMCPLCNKVFPSPHILQLHLSSHFREQEGIRSKPAGDVNVPTCTICSKTFSCMYTLKRHERTHSGEKPYTCTTCGKSFQYSHNLSRHAVVHTREKPHACKWCERRFTQSGDLYRHIRKFHCELVNSLSVKSEPLALPNVRDWAIEDSSQELWK; from the coding sequence ATGGAGTTCCCAGACCACAGCCGGCATTTACTCCAGTGTCTGAGCGAGCAGCGGCACCAGGGCTTCCTGTGTGACTCCACGGTGCTCGTGGGCGATGCTCAGTTCCGTGCCCACCGTGCTGTGCTGGCCTCCTGCAGCATGTACTTTCACCTGTTCTACAAGGACCAGCTGGACAAAAGAGACGTGGTGCACCTCAACAGCGACATCGTCACAGCTCCGGCCTTCTCCCTGCTGCTGGAGTTCATGTACGAAGGCAAGCTGCAGTTCCAGGACCTTCCCGTAGAGGATGTGCTGGCAGCAGCCAGCTACTTGCACATGTATGACATTGTCAAGGTGTGTAAGAAACGTTTGAAGCAGAAAGCTACGGCAGAGGCAGACAGCACTCGCAGAGAGGAGGATGGCGGATCCAGCTGCTCCGATAAGGCCGACAGTCTGTCTGATGGTTCGACGGGTCGGCCTGCTACCGCTGACCTGCTGCacagtgatgaagaggaggaggtgaaggCTGTGGGAGGTCCTCTGTGGTTGAGGCTACCGCCTGGAGAAAGACCTAGAACGCCAGCCATGGCTACAACCAGCCCGGGGCACGGTGAGGCCGAGACGCAACCAGGTGAAGGGCTCGGGGAGGGCGGGAAGGTGCTGTCCCCAGCCGGCAGCCCCAGCAGTTCCACTGGGTCTCTGTCCCAAAGGTCCCATCGCTCAGTGAACTCTCGAATAGGACACAGAGGCAGGAGGGTGTCGAACGACGCTGCCGACTGTGTCCTTGACCTGTCAGTCAAACCAATCGCCAGTAGCAACCACAGCACTCACCATCAGTCCTATTTCAGTGGGGCAGCTACGCCAGACAGCCTGCAGAGCCCATTGGCTGTGAGGGTTAAGGTGGAGAGAGGAGTGGCttcagatgaagaagaggagctgGGTGGTGGGGACTATGACATGGAGCACAGTGGCCTCACCAAAACCTCGCTTTCCAATGCAAACGGGGGTCTGACCCACCACGGGGTCGGGGGTCCTCTCTCAGCCCAGCGCAGGCTGGGGTTGGAGGCGCACCTGTCCGCTCTGCGAGAGGCGTCCCTGGCCTCGGAGCTGGAGCGCGACGAGAAGCCTGCGGCCCCCGCAGACGACGAGGACTTACTGGGGGGAGAAAACGAGCGTGCTCAGGCAGAGGTAGCCAGCATGGATAACTCACTGCTGCCTTACGTCTCCAACATGCTGTCTGCACAACACACCCAGATCTTCATGTGCCCGCTGTGCAACAAAGTTTTCCCCTCCCCTCACATCCTCCAGCTCCACCTCAGCTCCCACTTCCGGGAGCAGGAGGGCATCCGCTCCAAGCCTGCTGGAGACGTCAACGTCCCCACCTGCACCATCTGCAGCAAGACCTTTTCCTGCATGTACACACTGAAGCGCCACGAGCGGACACACTCTGGAGAAAAACCCTACACCTGCACCACCTGTGGCAAGAGCTTCCAATACTCACACAACCTCAGCCGGCACGCGGTGGTGCACACACGCGAGAAACCGCACGCCTGCAAGTGGTGCGAGCGCCGTTTCACGCAATCTGGGGACCTCTATCGACACATCCGCAAATTCCACTGCGAACTGGTCAACTCGCTGTCGGTGAAGAGCGAACCGTTGGCGCTGCCTAATGTCAGGGATTGGGCGATAGAGGACAGCTCCCAGGAACTGTGGAAGTAG
- the zbtb18 gene encoding zinc finger and BTB domain-containing protein 18 isoform X1 — MYFLRQDKSTWVTGYEDGRMEFPDHSRHLLQCLSEQRHQGFLCDSTVLVGDAQFRAHRAVLASCSMYFHLFYKDQLDKRDVVHLNSDIVTAPAFSLLLEFMYEGKLQFQDLPVEDVLAAASYLHMYDIVKVCKKRLKQKATAEADSTRREEDGGSSCSDKADSLSDGSTGRPATADLLHSDEEEEVKAVGGPLWLRLPPGERPRTPAMATTSPGHGEAETQPGEGLGEGGKVLSPAGSPSSSTGSLSQRSHRSVNSRIGHRGRRVSNDAADCVLDLSVKPIASSNHSTHHQSYFSGAATPDSLQSPLAVRVKVERGVASDEEEELGGGDYDMEHSGLTKTSLSNANGGLTHHGVGGPLSAQRRLGLEAHLSALREASLASELERDEKPAAPADDEDLLGGENERAQAEVASMDNSLLPYVSNMLSAQHTQIFMCPLCNKVFPSPHILQLHLSSHFREQEGIRSKPAGDVNVPTCTICSKTFSCMYTLKRHERTHSGEKPYTCTTCGKSFQYSHNLSRHAVVHTREKPHACKWCERRFTQSGDLYRHIRKFHCELVNSLSVKSEPLALPNVRDWAIEDSSQELWK; from the exons ATGTATTTTCTCAGGCAAGACAAATCGACTTGGGTAACAG GTTATGAGGACGGCAGGATGGAGTTCCCAGACCACAGCCGGCATTTACTCCAGTGTCTGAGCGAGCAGCGGCACCAGGGCTTCCTGTGTGACTCCACGGTGCTCGTGGGCGATGCTCAGTTCCGTGCCCACCGTGCTGTGCTGGCCTCCTGCAGCATGTACTTTCACCTGTTCTACAAGGACCAGCTGGACAAAAGAGACGTGGTGCACCTCAACAGCGACATCGTCACAGCTCCGGCCTTCTCCCTGCTGCTGGAGTTCATGTACGAAGGCAAGCTGCAGTTCCAGGACCTTCCCGTAGAGGATGTGCTGGCAGCAGCCAGCTACTTGCACATGTATGACATTGTCAAGGTGTGTAAGAAACGTTTGAAGCAGAAAGCTACGGCAGAGGCAGACAGCACTCGCAGAGAGGAGGATGGCGGATCCAGCTGCTCCGATAAGGCCGACAGTCTGTCTGATGGTTCGACGGGTCGGCCTGCTACCGCTGACCTGCTGCacagtgatgaagaggaggaggtgaaggCTGTGGGAGGTCCTCTGTGGTTGAGGCTACCGCCTGGAGAAAGACCTAGAACGCCAGCCATGGCTACAACCAGCCCGGGGCACGGTGAGGCCGAGACGCAACCAGGTGAAGGGCTCGGGGAGGGCGGGAAGGTGCTGTCCCCAGCCGGCAGCCCCAGCAGTTCCACTGGGTCTCTGTCCCAAAGGTCCCATCGCTCAGTGAACTCTCGAATAGGACACAGAGGCAGGAGGGTGTCGAACGACGCTGCCGACTGTGTCCTTGACCTGTCAGTCAAACCAATCGCCAGTAGCAACCACAGCACTCACCATCAGTCCTATTTCAGTGGGGCAGCTACGCCAGACAGCCTGCAGAGCCCATTGGCTGTGAGGGTTAAGGTGGAGAGAGGAGTGGCttcagatgaagaagaggagctgGGTGGTGGGGACTATGACATGGAGCACAGTGGCCTCACCAAAACCTCGCTTTCCAATGCAAACGGGGGTCTGACCCACCACGGGGTCGGGGGTCCTCTCTCAGCCCAGCGCAGGCTGGGGTTGGAGGCGCACCTGTCCGCTCTGCGAGAGGCGTCCCTGGCCTCGGAGCTGGAGCGCGACGAGAAGCCTGCGGCCCCCGCAGACGACGAGGACTTACTGGGGGGAGAAAACGAGCGTGCTCAGGCAGAGGTAGCCAGCATGGATAACTCACTGCTGCCTTACGTCTCCAACATGCTGTCTGCACAACACACCCAGATCTTCATGTGCCCGCTGTGCAACAAAGTTTTCCCCTCCCCTCACATCCTCCAGCTCCACCTCAGCTCCCACTTCCGGGAGCAGGAGGGCATCCGCTCCAAGCCTGCTGGAGACGTCAACGTCCCCACCTGCACCATCTGCAGCAAGACCTTTTCCTGCATGTACACACTGAAGCGCCACGAGCGGACACACTCTGGAGAAAAACCCTACACCTGCACCACCTGTGGCAAGAGCTTCCAATACTCACACAACCTCAGCCGGCACGCGGTGGTGCACACACGCGAGAAACCGCACGCCTGCAAGTGGTGCGAGCGCCGTTTCACGCAATCTGGGGACCTCTATCGACACATCCGCAAATTCCACTGCGAACTGGTCAACTCGCTGTCGGTGAAGAGCGAACCGTTGGCGCTGCCTAATGTCAGGGATTGGGCGATAGAGGACAGCTCCCAGGAACTGTGGAAGTAG